Part of the Trichoplusia ni isolate ovarian cell line Hi5 chromosome 16, tn1, whole genome shotgun sequence genome, AGcataataaggaaaatgttgtataataataatactgacCGTAACATCAACATTGACAATATCTCCGTTTTTCAATAGCCTCAAATCAGGAATTCCATGGACAATTACATTATTGACTGATGTACACACACTTTTAGGGAAGCCAAGGTACTGCAATGGAGATGGATAAGCCCCAGCTTCTATACATAGATTGTGAGCAAACTTATCAATTTCATCAGTAGATATACCTGGCTGGAAATAAAGTTACACATACATTTgctaatcaaaattatattcaaactaCATGGTTGGTTGTGGCTTCTTCCACCTGgattatagctgcaaaaacaatacaattatttaaagtagCCTATGTTCCAATCCAAGATGCCAACTACATCCGTATCAAGTTTCATAGAAATTGATCCAGCCGTTTTAGTGCAAacaggtaacaaacatacaaacacactttAGCTTCATGATATTTGTTTGATTTGTActtgtaatacttttttttaaatagtgaaaTAATGTAAGAATTCAAACTTGGCAAcctcaaataaatatcaatatcaatTACTGAGAGTTGGCCATAGATAAGGACAATCTGAAGGAGGGATGGGAGGCCTTAGCCCTGCAGTAGTGCACTAGAGACTAAAATccaaagaaaactgaaaaatataaagcgttctttatatattaatgaaaTGATAAATCTGCACAGTGGTGGATATAATGCCTGGGGCATACCCTACCAGTCAGCTATAGGGTGATGTAAAGATAACAAGAAGTATATATGTGTGACATACActacttatatatattaagtACCTGTATAAACTTATGCAGCTCTTTCAATATACTTGCTGCTAGTTTGCAGCTCCTCCTCATTCCACTTATCTGATTAGCATCTTTTATTTCAGGTTCAGTAGGCACTTGTAATGTTTCCTTTCCAATTATGTAGCTTGGCCTCTCAATGTGCAATGGCACTATTCTACTTGGTGTTGTTTCTACCGGCAACACTTTCTCATAAACACCAAATTGTTtcctaaaaattaaatacttcttgATATTCATTTCTAAATGGtgtatatacttttttaattttgacattactttaatattgatttgttcTTCTAACGAAAATTGTGTTAACTTTAGAAATTTGATAATGATAAAGTACATTTCCTTGATTACtattatcagttatctagtgcaattttcattaaattaaccTTGATAGTTACATTGCATAATTCCTTATCACAACGCAGGTGacaacaaaactttaatatctttgaataaaatcaattaactatttatttatatcacttgttcaatgtttataaataagccaaatttaataattataaatattttttttgaaatggaTTAACTGAGcatatttagatttataaaatatgtttaatttattcctcATGCCAATGAACCAAGTAAATTTAGTTCACCATGTCATACAATGCAAAGTGAATGTAAGTGTCCATTCTTCAAGTGCcataagttattttgaaaaaaataatacttttaattaatataacttaGTTGATTATCAATTGCTGTTAAAAGTAtgtgatttataaaatatattaaataatattactttacattaatttatgaaataatgtaaaattaaaagtgatctcattacacaaattaaataaaaccgaaataaattaagtatagataatatttatattaaaaatcagaAGACTGAAGAAGAAAGACAGGGTGACATGCACAAGAAAATCATGAACTCGCATGCTTAGAAGAACCTTAAATGTATACTTGCATGCAGACTTATTAGTGTGTTTAGTGAAtgaataactataaataaaattacttacacCATCCGCTTGTATGTCCTCTCTTTCAGAGCCTTACCTCTAGGAACTCTCATGTTTACGACTATTAGACTCGCATTTTCTTGATGAGGTTAGGCAAAAATTATGAAGTgcaacttgaataaaaataaaattaaacaatcagTTTTACAAATCCTTAGTGCACGGGTATAATGGATCTAGCATTCTGACTAACATGAACGATAAATAGAGGAAATAGGTAAGAAAACCATAATGtccagatatttattttataaaatcttacacATTTGTTCTCCAAAATCTGCCAAATGATTCCATTGCTTTAATTAAgctgaaatgaaaaaaagttgatgaatttattttataaataattaaataaattggaataatttctgtaaaatttcgaaaatgaaatttatttatttatattgataattgATGAAGCAGATCAGCTGATATAGTCATGAGctacgattatttttttcagtattgtCAAGTGTCAATTACTACTAAAGGGTTGCCAATGTGATATTagtcaaatattttcatttgaactGATTTTACTGAAGAAAAGGTTGTAGGGTGTAAAGTGTATTTAaacagtattaattttattaaaagcgtATTTAACCTTGATGTAACCATAGACGGTaactaaaataatcattttaataaaaacaaaaaggtcAAAATCGTATTTAACTGAAA contains:
- the LOC113501640 gene encoding methionine aminopeptidase 1D, mitochondrial isoform X1 codes for the protein MRVPRGKALKERTYKRMVKQFGVYEKVLPVETTPSRIVPLHIERPSYIIGKETLQVPTEPEIKDANQISGMRRSCKLAASILKELHKFIQPGISTDEIDKFAHNLCIEAGAYPSPLQYLGFPKSVCTSVNNVIVHGIPDLRLLKNGDIVNVDVTVFFKGFHGDCSKTFLVGDVDDKGLELVSVTEECLDIGTKTCGPGVPFAEIGSAIFKHAKRYGLTVIPSVLGHGIGEYFHGPPEVYHTLTDSDGKMQAGMTFTIEPALTHGSEYSVMLEDDWTLVTEDGARCAQAEHTVLVTENGCDILTRF